One Salvia splendens isolate huo1 chromosome 1, SspV2, whole genome shotgun sequence genomic window, TtcaactctctctctatatagaTTTGAGTTTCCAAGAAACTTCCCTCTTCAAGTTTGAAGACCAATTCAAATCTTTTTAAGTCATGAACTCTGAATAAAACAAGGTAATGAAGTCACTAATTTTCTAATTAATTGGTAACTAGTATTAgaaatcataaaattaaatcatctATGCCCAAAATAATCATCTACTAAATCTTTTAATTTCAAGCCACATTAAGAATAACAGAGCACATTTAACTGAAGTTATCTTTTTGTTCAAGCATATTAAAACATGTGCTAAATTAATAATTTGACATGATCACATAAATTAAAAGTACATATGAGTCCACAGAAAGACTAACACCTTTTTGGCAGCAACTTTAACAAGGATATTCGAGCTAAGGATGCCATCAAGCACACAACAAATAATTTTAGCGCATCAACATCTTCATCAGCCTGCATTAGATTTTCCACACAGATTGGAtcaatcaaaaatccaattcAAATCTGAAATCGAGGATGCAAGTTCCGTGGCTTAGTTTGTAGCGCATAACGTAAAAGGGAGAGCCAATGCAAGACAGCATGTCATGATAATCACCAAGACAAAATGCAAGCTGTGAGAAAGTAAGAGAAGTGGAAAATAATTCATACACCACAACAAAGGTCCAACTCAGTTCTATGTTTCATCCATATTCACGACTTAATGGTTAAGATTGATCACATTTACTTGTACTCTAGAAGAGACTTTAAGCAATTTTTATTCTTCATTTGTGAGTATACCAGATTAAATGAAGGCGGCGTCTCTACACCTTTGGAATGTCACCGTGCACTCAAAGAATACCAAGAGAAAGTTAACCTTAATTAACTTGACCAAACTACATGCTAATGGAATCCTTCATGCTAACAAGCTAGCACCATTTCATTCGTTCCGAAGATCATTAATCAACACCCTAAATAAATAGCACTAGGCTGATGGTTTTTATTAACAATGAAGAAAGATATAGTCcctataaaagaaaagaaacatgaACAGTTTCTGAAGGTGTACGTGTACCACCTGTTTAGCAATTCTTCCATTTACAGAATTAACCCCTTCCAAATCCTAACTAATGATTTCAGCCCTatttaaaatactccctccgttccctcatagttgaggcggAATTTTTCGGCACGGGGTTTAAGAATGGGATGTTTAGTGTGTTAAATAGATATATAGtaaaaaagtatgagagaaaaaaacgtagagagaataaagtagaaagtgaataaagtaaagagtGAGAATAAAGTGttactatatataaaaatgactcaaatatgagggaacttcccaaaatggaaaaatgactcaactatgagggaatggagggagtattacctAATACATACACTTCAGAAATAGCCTAACTCATAAGTCATAACTAGTCCAAGTGGAGCTTAAAATAAACAAAGAACAAGAGTATTTAGACGATCCTTATCACTTAAGAGTTTTGGACAGTTTGGGGATGTTAGGAGTGTACTGAATAAAAGGCCCCTCATAAAAGATCAATTGGTGTGTGTATGGAGATACTGCATGGGCATAGGTAGCTGAATCCAGAAAGTAATTTCACTAAAATCTAAATGCCCTCGTCTTACTCTCAaccattaaaaatattaaataggaGACAAGTGTCTATATTATTTCCCTAAAATCTAAAATGCCCACATTATGTTATGGCAGCTAGCATATATGCCTCCaatataaattatttgaatGGTGGCTGAAGAATTCCGTAACCTTGAATTGGATACTTTAAGGGCAACAGGTTTTCAACTCAAGTTTACTGTAACcagcaattaattaatttatacacCCCAAGGATTACCTCTTAATTCATTCAATACTTGAGTTATCCATGAAATCTTCTCTCTGAAGATTGACGTATACCATGAAAAACTTAACTTTTTTCTACACAATCCAGTGTAGGTGCTTATGATATCAATCCCCATGCATAGAATAAAGAAGATTTGAAGTAAAATGATTTGAATATATGAGGAATAAATTCAGCAGCAAATAAATAGGAATAAATTCAACCACAAGTGCTGACTATGAAATTTTGTTATGCATTATATTTCCCTATTTTAAGTAAGTAGGATATGGAGGGATTTGAATAATTAGACTTGATTTGAATAAATAAGAATTGACTTGAATCAATTGGGTGCAAGTTTGGTAAGATTCTTATATTGTAAACTCCTATATATACTATGTAGGTTTTGAGGAATGGATCAGAAAAAGATCAATTGTATAGTTTTGCCTTTTTGGAGGATTGTTTCTTTCGTTTGTTTCAGTGtttcaattcaatttatatCCACTCCAGTTCTTATTCAAAGATATTCTCTTCGTGCCTTTCACTCCATAAGCTTAATTGTTATTTCAGCTTGGATGGAGCAGGTGCTTAATTGCAAGACATAACTAACAATCCAGTGGCAGCATTCATGAGTCACTAACAACTAATTCAGATTGGGAATCACACATCAAATACGATTGGAGTGTGATATGCTGCTCTATCAATTCCACAAACAACTTTCTTCAAATACGATTGGAGTGTGAAGCTGCAGTTACATTCTATAATTAGTTATTGACTCTCGTTTATTTTGCCTGTGGCACTGGGCTTACAAGTCGTTCGCTggtttgaaatttgacaaaatGACAGAGTCGAGCAACAACCTAGTGGCTTACAAGTAAGCACAAAACATCAAACGCCACAATGATGCTATTTATTTCCAAGACCCAAAATCTAAATGATATGCCATTGGAAATAAGACTAAATGACTGCCATTTTAATAAGGAAAAGCACATAAACAAAAGTAAGTAGAACCGGCACAAGGATAATCATTTAACAAGAAGCTATAAATAAGAGATAGTCCAGTACAAGCAGAAGCCACATAGTAAAAATTACAGAAACAAAGTTACagtttaaattaaaattggaatCAAGCTCCATTAAATAGAACAGCAACTCACCTTCAAGTTGATTAACAAAGCACATAGCTGGCTGGATCAAGAATCACCCACCAATTAATCTGTATCTGATTCTGACTCTGAATCAGAATCTGAATCACTCGCAGTATAACCTGTAAGGATAACAAGTTCCACAACTCCTAAGTCCTAACACtcaatttcaattaattaaaaatattaattaaaaacatCAACAAATAAAGCTAACCGGGTCGTTTATTGCTAACTTTCCAGACCGAAGACCTGACTCTGGAAGCCCTACGTATCCAAATCTTCCCCTAAATTGGCAGAGTTGACAATTAAACAAAATCCCTAAAACCGAAAACAATTGGAAATCAAGCATCTTAAATTGAGCAAGCTTTAGCAAGTAATACCTTGTTAGCGTCTTTGGAGATGCCATAGCCACAATTATACATCTGTCCGACGAGCACCTGCATATTGATATCGCCAGTTTTGGCCTCCTTGAGCGTGTCTTGGAACCAGCGGTGTACGCAGTCGTTAACCACCTCCGACAGCGGAAGCCCTCGTTGATCCGCCGCCTGTCCAGACTCCATCTCCGGCTTCTTCCCCTTCGAATCGTCGGAATTTTGGCTCTTGCAGTCGTTCAGCTGCCGCCGCCTTCCGCTCCACTGCGAAGATGATTTTCCAATTTACttaattctctcttttttctttcttgtttGGCGGGAGAGAATTTATAAGTCGTAGTAACTGATGGGCTATCAATGTAAGTAAGCTCCAAATAAAGGCCCATACAGATCTTTTCCAGCCCATAAACTTCTTCAACGTGAAAAGATTTTAAACAGTGAACTAGTAAAAAAGTCttggttgatttttttattgccaAGGTGTTCGGTTACTCGAGATCAAGTCGTGACACTCCCAAGGATAATCCCTTCGTCCGTAAAATATTATCCAGTTTTACTATTTTGATCTATCCGTGAAATATTGTtcactttactttttttctttctttccatttttagtaaatggaccctgtttccactaactcattacactcacattttattataaaactaatatataaatgtggagcctacattctactaacttttttcactcacttttcttaaaacccgtgtcgagtcaaacatggacaacattttgcggacgaagggagtagcatctccaaccatttatagtaaactcAAACCATTTTAGAGTAAATGTTACATCAAACATGATTtgactccaaccatttacactaaacttaaactttaaaaaatatatatcataTCTTTTTTACTcgcaaaatttgaaaaatattttgattttggtttagtGTAAAAGATAGGTATTTtttactcaaaaataaaaaatgaaattggttTTTGAATACCATTAGAGCTAATTACATGTCtcattttaagattttaatgtACCCTTGGACATGGTCTAAGTAACAAGTAACATGCGCTTTATTACATACTCCATTTGCTAGCAATGGGAGTCCCTTTTAGCCATTTTGGTCCTCCACCAATAgaatctcattttattttactagACCTCATATTCCATAACTCATTTTGCTCATATTTCatgataaaactaatatataaaaagtatGACTCAAATGTCAAGAATTTTGACACAGGAGTGAAAGATACAAATAATTAGTAATTTCAACTAATGATGTATCTTCTACAGATCTATTCGAGCAAGTATTCACCAAGACAAAATCGAAAAGGACATGCTTTGTACACTTGAAAAAATTTGTTACACTACTCATCCTCCAACATACATACACAGCAAACGAACCAGGTAGTGCTCGCAGAGCTTCTGTTTTCTCCGTGTGTCGAACATATTTACACAGACTCGACTATTGCCCGGAAACATCCATAGCTGGTGGAAACTTGAAGAGATTGTGgtggatgaggaaggaggacATTTTGGAATAAACTGGCAGGCAAGATTCATGAATCACTCCAATTatcttcatcatcttcatcactaCCAGCCAAGGCCTATAGCATTGGATCACTTCTGTTAATAACTATGAACAGCGTAAAACTAGGACAATAGGGTGTCTGAGGAAAAGAGAATGAGACCTGGCGAATTGCATTTGCTTTCTCCAGAATTGCAGCAACTTTAAGATTGGTGTTAGGTCCCGGAATGCTACTAGGCTTTGTTGTTGCAGCAGGTTTCAGGTTGAAGGACTGACCAATAGAGGTGGATGTGAGCATTCACCATAAACAGCTGTAAAGTTTGCATAGCATAATTAAATCTGTTCAATCGTACCTTGGCCCTTATTTGATCCAGGAGAGCATCTCTTCCTTCTTGCTTTTGTTTCTGAGGTCCGACATGTTCAGTAACCTTCCGCAGCTGCAAATAAGTTGCAACAAGAATAACTTAGACTGGGGAAAACAAATTGTGATTTCAATCGAAGGAACTAAGGATACTTACTCTACTCTTATCAAGAGCAGCAGCAGAACCAATAATAGGGTTGCAAGTTCGAGGAAGTTTAATTGTTCGATACCCTTTAGCAACTCCATCTTCCACAGCTGGTGAAGGGACTACACACTCCTGAATGGGCAATACAAGATGAAGCTGCTGCTTTTGCTGAGGAGTTTCTACTTCTGGTGGTGGGTGAGCTGCCTGATCCATGTTATCACCCTCTTCTTTTAATGTGGACTGTGGGACTATTTGAATAGGCAATTTTACCATTTGACTCCCTTCAGCAACTTCAGCTTCAACTTCTTCAGCTGGTGATGGGACCTCTTTGTCCATTGTAGGATTCAAAAGTTGTTGCTGTGGCTGTGGCTGTAGCTGCACCTGGTCCTGCTCGTTTTCTATATTTTGTGGGAGGCAAACCATCTTCTGAACTGGAGATTCTTTCATATGTCCAGGCACAGAACTAACATTTCCAGCGGAGATCCCAGGAGGAAAGACTGCTTCTGGAAATACTTCCTTGATTTCCATTTTCTCTACCTCTGTAGTAGATGAGGCATGTTGAGGCATGCCTATTTGAATAGGCAATATTACCCTTCGACTCCCTTCAGCAACTTCAACTTCAACTTCAACTTCAACTTCTTCAGCTGGTGATGGGACCTCTTTCTCCATTGTAGGATTCAAAAGTTGCTGCTGTGGCTGTAGCTGCACCTGGTCCTGCtcgttttctattttttgtgggAGGCCAACCATCTTCTGAATTCGAGATTCTTTCAAGTGTTCAGGCATGGAACTAACATTTCCTGTGGAGATCTCAGGAGGAAAGATTGCTTCTGGAAATACTTCCTTGATTTCCATTTTCTCTACCTCTGTAGTAGACGAGGCATGCTGAGGCTTGCCTATCCTCCACTGAAGTGGAGGGAGAGGTGGCAAAGAAGGTGACTGGTGTAGGTTCATCTGATTAGTTTCAGGGGGGAAATTACCAAGGGGGAACGTTAACCCCGATGGATCCTTGGGATACACAGAGGCATCAGTGCCATAGTTTTGTAGACCTGGAAGTGCCGGCACTGAAGGTGAATAGTCAGGAGGTGGAACTGATGAGGTAAAGTTGTCAAATCCTTTGCCATTATCATGATCCAACATCTGCAGTTGAGTTGTAGGAAATGCAGATGACAACTCTGAACTTATTATTTCAATAGAATCAGGCAAAGCATCTTCAATAGCGGCAGAATGTAGTTCAATATTTTCTGGCAAGACAGATTCTTCAGCCACAGAAGCGATGTGTAATGAGTCAACATCAGAGACTATATTCTCTAGACTACTTTGATGGAAAGAATCATCTTCTGTATCTAGGCCACTTTGCTCCAGAGGAGTCAGAGTTTGTGAAGCATTAACCATATCAACCGCTTCAGAATCAAGACATGAACCAAAATCAGTATGCGACACTTTGGGTTTGAGATGATAATCATGCTTCGTTTCACAGACTGCAACACAATCCAGTGCAGCAGCTTCTCTGTCATCCACATCCTCCACTAATTCGCTACGACTTCCTGAAATATCACTTCCTTCTTCCTCCTCCACCTCTGATTCCCTATTCAATCCAGAGAGACTAGTTGCATGATCCTCAAGTACACCCAGACCCAGATCATCATGCTTCGTTTCACAGACTGCAACAAAATCTAGTGCAGCAGCTTCTCTGTCATCCACATCTTCCACTAAATCGCTACGACTTCCTGAAATATCACTCCCTTCTGCCTCCTCCACCCCTGACTCCCTATTCAATCCAGAGAGACTGGTTGCATGATCCTCAAGTACACCCAGACCCAGATCCTGAAAGCAAGGAACATGCTCTTCAACCAATATATTAAGGCCTGAGGGTAAACTGACATTCTCCAAGATAGAATTGTCAGAAACTGCAGGTGTAGAGCAAGACATCCTAGCATTCTCAGATTGATTCGTACTTGGGTCTAACTCATCTAATGACTCAGTCATTTGATTCGGTAATTTCAAACATGTGGAGCTAGAAATTTCAGAATGTTCTACTTCAGCAATGCCGCTGTCGAGGTTGATACCATCCCTTTCTGTGGTGTAAGATATCCCTGAAGAATCTTCAAGTTTCTCCGGCATACAAAATGAATTTTCTGGAGCTGAAAGACCGATGGGGTTGACCTCATCTGTTATCCCTATCTGCAACCCCATAACTTCTGAAGTTTTGGGGCATCCAAGTTTAGAGGTTCCATTTATTGCTGTTGGTCCTTCATGAGTAACAAGACCTTCCTCCAACAAAATAGGAGTTTGACCTATACCCGGCAAAGTTAAAGTCCCTGTGCTGATCTGATTAGTGCAATGCTCTTCAGAGTCCAAAGTTTCAGAAACAACATTTGGATCGTCATAATAGCAATCACTACTTAGATCTCTTTCGTCTCCTTCAGAAACTTCTGACGCGACATTGTCTCCGTTATGGGCTATTTCAATGTAATCATTTGCAAAGTTATCAGTCAACTTCGCGACCTTTTTGTCCAATTTACCTGGAATTGGGTTCTCCTTTGATAAGATCACTTCAGTATCAATTATGTGttcataaatattattatcGGTGTTCACGATGGAAGGTATATTCTGAAACTGATTAAGATTCTTCTGATCAGAGTCATCATCACGCACCGAATGAGCAGATATAGCATCTAAACTATCAGAGGTATGATGACTAATAGCAGCATAGGGTGACCTCCAAGGTATCTCACCACGAAGATGTTCTCCAGAAGAGGGCCTCTGAGAATCATCTTTCAGTGACTTGAAATGAGAAGCACTGGGAGAACATGGAGAATCTGAAATCAGGTCTCtcttttcttcatcttcatccgAGTTTGAGAATGTTTCATCTGATTTAGCTCCTCTTACAGTTCCTTCTACTGCAACTGTTCTTGAATCATAATGAGGTAAAGTAGGACCTGATTTAGTAATGCTGCTCGAACTACAAGTAGGCTGCTCAAAGTCAGCCCTGTTCTCAGGGGCTGAGTCATTGCCACATAACGTATTATTAGAACGCACAGGTTTTGAAGCATTTTCTGCAGGAGAATGTTGCGGAGTTCTCTCAATGGATGATGAATTAACT contains:
- the LOC121810151 gene encoding protein SCAR2-like isoform X3, producing MQRFDVAGAGACLKRYTDPSFFKLETSTAATANVQREKKIRKAKKKGPHARYGGTPETLQESSHAKLHQLLLKECVENGVSKPAYRARLKRRPYAFPFSLKYGKSYMEELLKNPSPEHKLLHGVTVSSPLRMSMDDQNESVLELRSVSPGRESEGSESDSPFADKEEILPKSSSNQRNDALTDIRTYGVSSLINILTDDIPSIFYEETSGKDIAIDGERKMEGSSIGYQSDEVASEIDNFVDAPSTMESEMDTDSELKVNNKFTSYRKNQPQASLKNEARSHSLSLDSQSTGDFSISDEGNNSYKKEISSFLSSDSPRTSAENPQIEKLSAGGFPSADIPEFVIVNSSSIERTPQHSPAENASKPVRSNNTLCGNDSAPENRADFEQPTCSSSSITKSGPTLPHYDSRTVAVEGTVRGAKSDETFSNSDEDEEKRDLISDSPCSPSASHFKSLKDDSQRPSSGEHLRGEIPWRSPYAAISHHTSDSLDAISAHSVRDDDSDQKNLNQFQNIPSIVNTDNNIYEHIIDTEVILSKENPIPGKLDKKVAKLTDNFANDYIEIAHNGDNVASEVSEGDERDLSSDCYYDDPNVVSETLDSEEHCTNQISTGTLTLPGIGQTPILLEEGLVTHEGPTAINGTSKLGCPKTSEVMGLQIGITDEVNPIGLSAPENSFCMPEKLEDSSGISYTTERDGINLDSGIAEVEHSEISSSTCLKLPNQMTESLDELDPSTNQSENARMSCSTPAVSDNSILENVSLPSGLNILVEEHVPCFQDLGLGVLEDHATSLSGLNRESGVEEAEGSDISGSRSDLVEDVDDREAAALDFVAVCETKHDDLGLGVLEDHATSLSGLNRESEVEEEEGSDISGSRSELVEDVDDREAAALDCVAVCETKHDYHLKPKVSHTDFGSCLDSEAVDMVNASQTLTPLEQSGLDTEDDSFHQSSLENIVSDVDSLHIASVAEESVLPENIELHSAAIEDALPDSIEIISSELSSAFPTTQLQMLDHDNGKGFDNFTSSVPPPDYSPSVPALPGLQNYGTDASVYPKDPSGLTFPLGNFPPETNQMNLHQSPSLPPLPPLQWRIGKPQHASSTTEVEKMEIKEVFPEAIFPPEISTGNVSSMPEHLKESRIQKMVGLPQKIENEQDQVQLQPQQQLLNPTMEKEVPSPAEEVEVEVEVEVAEGSRRVILPIQIGMPQHASSTTEVEKMEIKEVFPEAVFPPGISAGNVSSVPGHMKESPVQKMVCLPQNIENEQDQVQLQPQPQQQLLNPTMDKEVPSPAEEVEAEVAEGSQMVKLPIQIVPQSTLKEEGDNMDQAAHPPPEVETPQQKQQLHLVLPIQECVVPSPAVEDGVAKGYRTIKLPRTCNPIIGSAAALDKSRLRKVTEHVGPQKQKQEGRDALLDQIRAKSFNLKPAATTKPSSIPGPNTNLKVAAILEKANAIRQALAGSDEDDEDNWSDS
- the LOC121794815 gene encoding uncharacterized protein LOC121794815, which produces MESGQAADQRGLPLSEVVNDCVHRWFQDTLKEAKTGDINMQVLVGQMYNCGYGISKDANKGKIWIRRASRVRSSVWKVSNKRPGYTASDSDSDSESESDTD
- the LOC121810151 gene encoding protein SCAR2-like isoform X2; the encoded protein is MDSYEECRGPPRLFLLDKFDVAGAGACLKRYTDPSFFKLETSTAATANVQREKKIRKAKKKGPHARYGGTPETLQESSHAKLHQLLLKECVENGVSKPAYRARLKRRPYAFPFSLKYGKSYMEELLKNPSPEHKLLHGVTVSSPLRMSMDDQNESVLELRSVSPGRESEGSESDSPFADKEEILPKSSSNQRNDALTDIRTYGVSSLINILTDDIPSIFYEETSGKDIAIDGERKMEGSSIGYQSDEVASEIDNFVDAPSTMESEMDTDSELKVNNKFTSYRKNQPQASLKNEARSHSLSLDSQSTGDFSISDEGNNSYKKEISSFLSSDSPRTSAENPQIEKLSAGGFPSADIPEFVIVNSSSIERTPQHSPAENASKPVRSNNTLCGNDSAPENRADFEQPTCSSSSITKSGPTLPHYDSRTVAVEGTVRGAKSDETFSNSDEDEEKRDLISDSPCSPSASHFKSLKDDSQRPSSGEHLRGEIPWRSPYAAISHHTSDSLDAISAHSVRDDDSDQKNLNQFQNIPSIVNTDNNIYEHIIDTEVILSKENPIPGKLDKKVAKLTDNFANDYIEIAHNGDNVASEVSEGDERDLSSDCYYDDPNVVSETLDSEEHCTNQISTGTLTLPGIGQTPILLEEGLVTHEGPTAINGTSKLGCPKTSEVMGLQIGITDEVNPIGLSAPENSFCMPEKLEDSSGISYTTERDGINLDSGIAEVEHSEISSSTCLKLPNQMTESLDELDPSTNQSENARMSCSTPAVSDNSILENVSLPSGLNILVEEHVPCFQDLGLGVLEDHATSLSGLNRESGVEEAEGSDISGSRSDLVEDVDDREAAALDFVAVCETKHDDLGLGVLEDHATSLSGLNRESEVEEEEGSDISGSRSELVEDVDDREAAALDCVAVCETKHDYHLKPKVSHTDFGSCLDSEAVDMVNASQTLTPLEQSGLDTEDDSFHQSSLENIVSDVDSLHIASVAEESVLPENIELHSAAIEDALPDSIEIISSELSSAFPTTQLQMLDHDNGKGFDNFTSSVPPPDYSPSVPALPGLQNYGTDASVYPKDPSGLTFPLGNFPPETNQMNLHQSPSLPPLPPLQWRIGKPQHASSTTEVEKMEIKEVFPEAIFPPEISTGNVSSMPEHLKESRIQKMVGLPQKIENEQDQVQLQPQQQLLNPTMEKEVPSPAEEVEVEVEVEVAEGSRRVILPIQIGMPQHASSTTEVEKMEIKEVFPEAVFPPGISAGNVSSVPGHMKESPVQKMVCLPQNIENEQDQVQLQPQPQQQLLNPTMDKEVPSPAEEVEAEVAEGSQMVKLPIQIVPQSTLKEEGDNMDQAAHPPPEVETPQQKQQLHLVLPIQECVVPSPAVEDGVAKGYRTIKLPRTCNPIIGSAAALDKSRLRKVTEHVGPQKQKQEGRDALLDQIRAKSFNLKPAATTKPSSIPGPNTNLKVAAILEKANAIRQALAGSDEDDEDNWSDS
- the LOC121810151 gene encoding protein SCAR2-like isoform X1, which encodes MPMNRYEIRDEYSLADPELYRAADKDDPEALLEGVAMAGMVGVLRQLGDLAEFAAEIFHDLHEEVMATAVRGHGLMMRVQQLEVEVPSVEKALLSQTDLSSVFYNTGVDWHANIQLEQNLVTQGDLPRFVMDSYEECRGPPRLFLLDKFDVAGAGACLKRYTDPSFFKLETSTAATANVQREKKIRKAKKKGPHARYGGTPETLQESSHAKLHQLLLKECVENGVSKPAYRARLKRRPYAFPFSLKYGKSYMEELLKNPSPEHKLLHGVTVSSPLRMSMDDQNESVLELRSVSPGRESEGSESDSPFADKEEILPKSSSNQRNDALTDIRTYGVSSLINILTDDIPSIFYEETSGKDIAIDGERKMEGSSIGYQSDEVASEIDNFVDAPSTMESEMDTDSELKVNNKFTSYRKNQPQASLKNEARSHSLSLDSQSTGDFSISDEGNNSYKKEISSFLSSDSPRTSAENPQIEKLSAGGFPSADIPEFVIVNSSSIERTPQHSPAENASKPVRSNNTLCGNDSAPENRADFEQPTCSSSSITKSGPTLPHYDSRTVAVEGTVRGAKSDETFSNSDEDEEKRDLISDSPCSPSASHFKSLKDDSQRPSSGEHLRGEIPWRSPYAAISHHTSDSLDAISAHSVRDDDSDQKNLNQFQNIPSIVNTDNNIYEHIIDTEVILSKENPIPGKLDKKVAKLTDNFANDYIEIAHNGDNVASEVSEGDERDLSSDCYYDDPNVVSETLDSEEHCTNQISTGTLTLPGIGQTPILLEEGLVTHEGPTAINGTSKLGCPKTSEVMGLQIGITDEVNPIGLSAPENSFCMPEKLEDSSGISYTTERDGINLDSGIAEVEHSEISSSTCLKLPNQMTESLDELDPSTNQSENARMSCSTPAVSDNSILENVSLPSGLNILVEEHVPCFQDLGLGVLEDHATSLSGLNRESGVEEAEGSDISGSRSDLVEDVDDREAAALDFVAVCETKHDDLGLGVLEDHATSLSGLNRESEVEEEEGSDISGSRSELVEDVDDREAAALDCVAVCETKHDYHLKPKVSHTDFGSCLDSEAVDMVNASQTLTPLEQSGLDTEDDSFHQSSLENIVSDVDSLHIASVAEESVLPENIELHSAAIEDALPDSIEIISSELSSAFPTTQLQMLDHDNGKGFDNFTSSVPPPDYSPSVPALPGLQNYGTDASVYPKDPSGLTFPLGNFPPETNQMNLHQSPSLPPLPPLQWRIGKPQHASSTTEVEKMEIKEVFPEAIFPPEISTGNVSSMPEHLKESRIQKMVGLPQKIENEQDQVQLQPQQQLLNPTMEKEVPSPAEEVEVEVEVEVAEGSRRVILPIQIGMPQHASSTTEVEKMEIKEVFPEAVFPPGISAGNVSSVPGHMKESPVQKMVCLPQNIENEQDQVQLQPQPQQQLLNPTMDKEVPSPAEEVEAEVAEGSQMVKLPIQIVPQSTLKEEGDNMDQAAHPPPEVETPQQKQQLHLVLPIQECVVPSPAVEDGVAKGYRTIKLPRTCNPIIGSAAALDKSRLRKVTEHVGPQKQKQEGRDALLDQIRAKSFNLKPAATTKPSSIPGPNTNLKVAAILEKANAIRQALAGSDEDDEDNWSDS